The following proteins come from a genomic window of Pseudomonas sp. MAG733B:
- a CDS encoding nuclear transport factor 2 family protein translates to MNEALLQRLATLEGESAVRRLMARYMDLCDVPRAAVQLSQLAQLFTEDAIWEGLGTQTAQTFGQHQGREAVAAFVGGYLPPSDHFKLNLHYLTSESIVVDGSGAQGQWIMQQISIYADGRNELFGTRLNIDFRCVDSTWLIAHFRTQRLFNTELNA, encoded by the coding sequence ATGAACGAGGCCTTGCTGCAGCGTCTGGCGACGCTCGAAGGGGAAAGCGCAGTGCGTCGCCTGATGGCGCGCTACATGGACCTGTGCGATGTGCCGCGAGCGGCGGTTCAACTCAGCCAGTTGGCGCAGTTGTTTACCGAAGATGCGATCTGGGAAGGCCTTGGCACCCAGACCGCGCAAACCTTCGGCCAGCACCAGGGGCGTGAGGCTGTGGCGGCGTTTGTCGGTGGTTACTTGCCACCGTCTGACCACTTCAAGCTGAACCTGCATTACCTCACCAGCGAGTCGATCGTGGTCGACGGCAGCGGGGCGCAAGGGCAGTGGATCATGCAGCAGATTTCCATCTATGCCGATGGCCGCAACGAGTTGTTCGGTACGCGGCTGAACATCGATTTTCGTTGTGTCGACAGCACCTGGCTGATCGCGCATTTCCGTACGCAGCGCCTATTCAATACGGAGTTGAATGCATGA
- a CDS encoding acyl-CoA dehydrogenase family protein has protein sequence MLRSAVAQQDALIGVDENVVDSQAFAQVLDEVRQRREEFDAVSHVPRDMIERFKQVGIYRAATPKCFGGDALAPALFLQMIERISEADGSAGWVASFGSAGVYLAALPKETLAELYADSPDLVFAGGLFPLQPAEAVEGGYQVNGTWKFASGCKGADLLGVGIGAAGGKPRTAVFRPEQVDIIENWDVVGLKGTGSHDLRVTDKRVDERWTFIRGGAATIDEPLFRYPSIAYAAQVLAVVNLGLARAALDEISRMAGGSGITGAPKLSDRAYVRIEIAKAEAKLAAARGFFYNATEQVWNSILAGNPVTPEQTSLLRLSAIHVSQAGAEVVQSAYSLAGTTAIYLRHPLQRYLRDSMVVTQHAFLSEGLYDGAGSVFLGVPPFPGYI, from the coding sequence ATGCTGCGTTCAGCGGTTGCGCAACAAGACGCTCTGATCGGCGTTGACGAGAACGTCGTCGACAGCCAGGCCTTTGCGCAGGTACTGGATGAAGTGCGCCAGCGTCGTGAGGAATTCGACGCGGTCTCTCATGTGCCACGGGACATGATCGAGCGTTTCAAACAAGTGGGCATCTACCGTGCCGCCACGCCGAAATGCTTCGGCGGCGACGCCTTGGCGCCGGCGCTGTTCCTGCAAATGATCGAACGCATCTCCGAAGCCGACGGCTCTGCCGGTTGGGTGGCCAGTTTCGGCAGCGCCGGCGTTTATCTGGCCGCTTTGCCGAAGGAAACCCTGGCTGAACTCTACGCCGACAGCCCTGATCTGGTGTTCGCTGGCGGCTTGTTCCCGTTGCAACCGGCCGAAGCCGTGGAAGGTGGCTATCAGGTCAACGGCACCTGGAAATTCGCCAGCGGCTGCAAAGGCGCAGACCTGCTCGGTGTCGGCATCGGCGCTGCGGGCGGCAAGCCGCGCACCGCGGTATTCCGCCCGGAGCAGGTCGACATCATCGAGAACTGGGACGTAGTCGGCCTCAAAGGCACCGGCAGCCATGACCTGCGTGTGACCGATAAGCGCGTCGACGAGCGCTGGACCTTCATCCGTGGCGGTGCCGCGACCATCGACGAACCGCTGTTCCGCTACCCGTCGATTGCCTACGCCGCGCAAGTGCTGGCGGTGGTCAACCTCGGCCTGGCCCGTGCTGCACTGGACGAAATCAGCCGCATGGCGGGCGGCAGCGGCATCACCGGCGCGCCGAAACTGTCCGACCGCGCTTACGTGCGCATCGAGATCGCCAAGGCTGAAGCCAAGCTCGCCGCCGCACGCGGATTTTTCTACAACGCCACCGAACAGGTATGGAACTCGATCCTCGCGGGCAACCCGGTGACGCCTGAGCAGACCAGCCTGCTGCGTCTGTCGGCGATCCATGTTTCCCAGGCCGGTGCGGAGGTGGTGCAAAGCGCCTACAGCCTCGCCGGCACCACCGCCATTTACCTGCGCCATCCGCTGCAACGTTACTTGCGCGACTCGATGGTGGTGACCCAGCACGCCTTCCTCAGCGAAGGCCTGTACGACGGCGCCGGCTCGGTGTTCCTCGGCGTGCCGCCGTTCCCTGGCTACATCTGA
- a CDS encoding ATP-binding protein, whose protein sequence is MYLPKPNDFYALIEAMPLCIILHDAHTKEILWANAAALAALGFTLEELTPLKAPDMTRDAPKYRRSVGLRWLEGAARTGQRAIEWCYRSKQGVEILSEAVATLVHLDGRDVLMVQFRDISKEDKVKRDLKRFESRLKAFMQDLAEGVAVLGPEGDIRFISDSGAHLLNSEGHKLIGKNFLAWCDNVSRQRLLQQLANETPEHAPFSVHYKVQRLDGEWRWHDATCRYIEIEDDLVGHLLLFRDVTEQVLAEEARRVSEQKLEYLARYNAMGEMAVAIAHELSQPLAATRNFIEGTVIRLNNAGDTDEGVAWGLQNAVRQIEHASVIIKSVRDYVVKLEQSEELVDLNELLRETRYFISLRADPSLVRVEIVTAPEPLRVSCEKVLIGQVILNLAFNAIEEMADLPIERRLLRIHASAGDGVALVRIEDRGRGIQAQAQEKLFDGFFSSKVSGNGIGLALCKNIIGRHRGDIWAQNLEPCGAVFSFSLPLASPA, encoded by the coding sequence ATGTACTTGCCGAAACCGAACGACTTTTATGCGCTGATCGAAGCCATGCCGCTGTGCATCATTCTTCACGATGCGCACACCAAGGAGATTCTCTGGGCCAACGCCGCAGCCTTGGCGGCGCTGGGCTTTACCCTGGAAGAACTGACGCCACTGAAAGCCCCGGACATGACCCGCGACGCGCCGAAGTACCGGCGCTCGGTGGGTTTGCGCTGGCTGGAAGGCGCCGCGCGCACGGGCCAACGCGCCATCGAGTGGTGCTATCGCTCAAAGCAAGGGGTGGAGATTCTTTCCGAGGCGGTAGCGACGCTGGTGCACCTGGACGGTCGCGATGTGCTGATGGTGCAGTTCCGCGACATCTCTAAAGAAGACAAGGTCAAGCGCGACCTCAAGCGCTTCGAAAGTCGGCTCAAGGCTTTCATGCAGGACCTGGCCGAAGGCGTGGCGGTGCTTGGGCCGGAGGGCGATATTCGTTTTATCAGCGACTCTGGTGCGCACTTGCTCAACAGCGAGGGCCACAAGCTGATCGGCAAGAATTTTCTCGCCTGGTGCGACAACGTTTCACGCCAGCGCCTGTTGCAACAGCTCGCCAACGAAACACCGGAACATGCGCCGTTCAGCGTGCACTACAAAGTGCAGCGACTGGACGGCGAATGGCGCTGGCATGACGCAACCTGCCGCTACATCGAGATTGAAGACGATCTGGTCGGCCACCTGCTGTTGTTCCGCGACGTGACCGAACAGGTGCTGGCCGAAGAGGCGCGGAGGGTCAGCGAGCAGAAACTCGAATACCTGGCGCGCTACAACGCCATGGGTGAGATGGCCGTGGCCATCGCCCACGAATTGAGCCAACCCTTGGCCGCCACGCGTAATTTCATTGAAGGCACGGTGATTCGCCTGAACAACGCGGGCGACACCGATGAAGGCGTCGCCTGGGGCTTGCAGAACGCCGTGCGGCAAATCGAGCATGCCTCGGTGATCATCAAGAGCGTGCGCGATTACGTGGTCAAGCTTGAGCAGTCCGAAGAGCTGGTCGACCTTAACGAGCTGCTGCGCGAAACCCGCTATTTCATCAGTTTGCGCGCCGATCCGAGTCTGGTGCGAGTGGAAATCGTCACCGCGCCCGAGCCGCTGCGGGTGAGCTGCGAGAAGGTGCTGATCGGCCAGGTGATCCTCAATCTGGCTTTCAATGCAATTGAAGAAATGGCCGACCTGCCCATTGAACGGCGCTTGCTGCGCATTCATGCCAGCGCTGGCGACGGCGTGGCGTTGGTGCGCATCGAAGACCGTGGCCGCGGGATTCAGGCCCAGGCGCAGGAAAAGCTGTTCGACGGGTTCTTCTCGTCCAAGGTCAGCGGCAACGGCATCGGCCTGGCGCTGTGCAAGAACATCATTGGTCGTCACCGTGGGGACATCTGGGCGCAAAACCTGGAGCCCTGTGGCGCTGTTTTCAGCTTCTCCCTCCCCCTCGCTTCCCCCGCCTGA
- a CDS encoding amine dehydrogenase large subunit, whose translation MRTNRISVQSALGLSLLVLGLNSARADLPADTIGQTTLAFPAEPHRAFVVDVEFESFVAGRVTVVDPDQKRVLGMVPTGFAAPSALSHDGKLLYSADIWYSRGTRGTRTDVLTAWDTSTLSPAWEVLIPNKRAESLTQRYGLKTSGDDRFVYVYNFTPSTSVTVVDTQTKAVATEIAIPGCVLNYPVGKRRFASLCGDGSLQVVTLNDQGQETARNRTPFFDPNAEKLVERAVNVGDTYYFTTTTGTVRAVDFSGDTPKILPSWSLTTDEEKKAGWAPGGWQLMAVAPKLNRLYVLMHDAHEPMKWEDPSTFIWAYDLKTMKKIATLEAPAPVWSMQATGDDKPLLLGADVEGGLQIFDLKTNKHTGSMAKVAKTATQVMSY comes from the coding sequence ATGCGAACAAACAGGATCTCCGTACAGTCAGCGCTAGGCCTGAGCCTGCTTGTACTCGGTTTGAACAGTGCCCGTGCGGATTTGCCCGCCGACACCATCGGCCAGACCACCTTGGCATTCCCCGCTGAACCGCATCGCGCGTTTGTCGTCGATGTCGAGTTCGAAAGCTTCGTCGCCGGCCGTGTCACCGTGGTCGACCCCGACCAGAAGCGTGTGTTGGGCATGGTGCCGACCGGTTTCGCCGCACCTTCGGCCCTGAGCCATGACGGCAAGCTGCTCTACAGCGCCGACATCTGGTATTCGCGTGGCACCCGCGGCACCCGCACCGACGTGCTGACCGCTTGGGACACTTCGACCCTGTCGCCGGCCTGGGAAGTGCTGATCCCGAACAAGCGCGCCGAGTCGCTGACCCAGCGCTACGGCCTGAAGACCAGTGGCGATGACCGCTTCGTCTACGTCTACAACTTCACCCCGTCGACCTCGGTCACCGTGGTGGATACCCAGACCAAAGCCGTCGCGACCGAAATCGCGATCCCCGGCTGCGTGCTCAACTACCCGGTCGGCAAGCGTCGTTTCGCCTCGCTGTGCGGCGACGGCAGCCTGCAAGTGGTGACACTCAACGATCAGGGCCAGGAAACCGCGCGCAACCGCACGCCGTTCTTCGACCCGAACGCCGAGAAACTGGTCGAGCGTGCGGTCAATGTCGGCGACACCTACTACTTCACCACGACCACCGGCACCGTACGCGCCGTGGATTTCTCCGGCGACACACCGAAAATCCTGCCGAGCTGGTCGCTGACCACCGACGAGGAAAAGAAGGCCGGCTGGGCACCGGGCGGCTGGCAGCTGATGGCCGTCGCGCCGAAGCTGAACCGCTTGTACGTGCTGATGCACGACGCTCACGAACCGATGAAGTGGGAAGACCCGAGCACTTTCATCTGGGCCTACGACCTCAAGACCATGAAGAAAATCGCCACCCTGGAAGCCCCGGCACCGGTGTGGAGCATGCAGGCAACCGGTGACGACAAGCCGCTGTTGCTCGGCGCCGACGTCGAAGGTGGCTTGCAGATTTTCGACCTCAAGACCAACAAGCACACCGGCAGCATGGCAAAAGTCGCGAAGACCGCGACTCAGGTCATGAGCTACTAA
- a CDS encoding MauE/DoxX family redox-associated membrane protein: MQSDPIFIIASALAISALLASAATHKVRAPARFAKQVADYQLLPAALVRTSARLIPLLELAIAFALLVPVSRGWAALSAASLLALYAAAIGINLWRGRRDIDCGCAGPDQAQPLRPVLLLRNSVLVAVALLASVTPVVRDMTVFDGFVTVASAAVALLIYAAAAGLMANSPLLLKLIGR, from the coding sequence ATGCAATCAGATCCGATCTTCATCATTGCCAGCGCGCTCGCCATTTCGGCACTGCTGGCCAGTGCTGCGACCCACAAGGTGCGGGCCCCGGCGCGCTTCGCCAAGCAAGTGGCGGACTATCAACTGCTGCCCGCTGCGCTGGTGCGCACGAGCGCGCGGTTGATTCCGCTGCTGGAACTGGCCATCGCTTTCGCGCTACTGGTTCCGGTCAGCCGGGGCTGGGCAGCGTTGAGTGCGGCCAGCCTGTTGGCGCTGTACGCCGCCGCTATCGGCATCAACCTGTGGCGCGGTCGTCGTGACATCGACTGCGGCTGTGCCGGCCCGGACCAGGCGCAACCGCTGCGCCCGGTCCTGCTGCTGCGCAACAGCGTGCTGGTAGCGGTAGCGCTGCTGGCCAGCGTGACGCCGGTGGTGCGTGACATGACTGTGTTCGATGGCTTCGTCACCGTGGCTTCCGCCGCTGTCGCGCTGCTCATCTACGCCGCGGCCGCTGGCCTGATGGCGAACTCCCCTCTTCTGCTCAAATTGATTGGTAGGTAA
- the mauD gene encoding methylamine dehydrogenase accessory protein MauD, whose product MEGLIVSNVLLWVLLVAVAFVVMGLVRQIGVLHGRLAPAGALMVDKGVAVNEAAPQITAADRNGRPVNFGYAGEKSQLLFFLSPTCPICKSLLPAIKSIAKEQAGTLDVVFVSDGDMDAQQALIREHKLEDATYVVGPEVGMTYQIGKLPYAALIDKSGTLRAKGLVNSREHLDSLFEVEHLKHATLQQYLNAQPHDHDHSHGHSH is encoded by the coding sequence ATGGAAGGCTTGATAGTTTCCAACGTTCTGCTCTGGGTGCTGCTGGTGGCCGTGGCGTTTGTCGTCATGGGCCTGGTTCGGCAGATTGGTGTGCTGCACGGTCGCCTGGCTCCGGCTGGCGCACTGATGGTCGACAAAGGCGTGGCCGTCAACGAAGCCGCACCGCAAATCACCGCCGCCGACCGTAACGGTCGCCCGGTGAACTTCGGTTATGCCGGTGAAAAATCGCAACTGCTGTTCTTCCTCTCGCCGACCTGCCCGATCTGCAAATCCTTGCTGCCGGCGATCAAATCCATCGCCAAGGAACAGGCCGGCACGCTCGACGTGGTGTTTGTCAGCGATGGCGACATGGACGCCCAGCAAGCGCTGATCCGCGAACACAAACTGGAAGACGCCACTTATGTGGTCGGCCCGGAAGTGGGCATGACCTACCAGATCGGCAAGCTGCCGTACGCGGCGCTGATCGACAAGTCCGGCACCCTGCGCGCCAAAGGCCTGGTCAACTCTCGCGAACACCTGGACAGCCTGTTCGAAGTCGAGCACTTGAAGCACGCCACGCTGCAGCAGTACCTCAATGCTCAGCCTCACGATCATGACCACAGCCACGGCCATAGCCACTGA
- a CDS encoding methylamine dehydrogenase light chain codes for MKLLDLLFERSTRRVADTTSRRKLLSRMGSLMVAGAALPLLLPLDRTSKALAATDPKAGDPGDPNSCDYWRYCSIDGFLCSCCGGSVTSCPPGTEASQVTWIGTCRNPADGKDYIISYNDCCGKQSCAQCACTRNDSEEPAYRPFNNNDVNWCLAAKSHIYHCTVSIIRGVAV; via the coding sequence ATGAAACTGCTGGATCTGTTGTTCGAGCGCTCGACGCGCCGTGTTGCCGACACCACCTCGCGTCGCAAACTGCTGTCGCGTATGGGCTCGCTGATGGTGGCCGGTGCCGCCCTGCCCCTGCTGCTGCCACTGGATCGCACCAGCAAGGCATTGGCCGCGACTGACCCGAAGGCCGGCGACCCCGGTGATCCGAACAGCTGCGACTACTGGCGCTACTGCTCCATCGACGGTTTTCTGTGCAGCTGCTGCGGTGGTTCGGTGACATCCTGCCCTCCGGGCACCGAAGCTTCGCAAGTGACCTGGATCGGCACCTGCCGCAACCCGGCCGACGGCAAGGACTACATCATTTCGTACAACGACTGCTGCGGTAAACAAAGCTGCGCGCAGTGCGCCTGCACCCGTAACGACAGTGAAGAACCGGCCTACCGCCCGTTCAACAACAACGATGTGAACTGGTGCCTGGCCGCCAAATCGCACATCTATCACTGCACCGTTTCGATCATTCGCGGCGTCGCGGTCTGA
- a CDS encoding cytochrome C, producing the protein MRMLLSLGLACLLITPQVYARAIPNPGQRHAPGNEELQKPIAEANYSVGVNYQLQCAGCHLGDGTGSAANDTPRMKGFVGNFLKVPGGREFLVRVPGMSQSALNNAQLADLLNWLMREDGMAGQSMPADYQPYSAEEVATLRAKTMLNLPGTRGELIKAMRAQGIAIDDGMNY; encoded by the coding sequence ATGCGTATGTTGCTTTCCCTGGGCCTGGCCTGCCTGCTCATCACCCCACAGGTGTACGCCCGGGCCATTCCCAACCCTGGCCAGCGCCATGCGCCGGGCAACGAAGAACTGCAAAAGCCCATCGCCGAGGCCAACTACAGCGTCGGCGTGAACTACCAATTGCAATGCGCCGGCTGCCATTTGGGCGACGGCACCGGTTCCGCTGCCAATGACACGCCACGGATGAAAGGCTTTGTCGGCAACTTCCTGAAAGTCCCCGGCGGCCGCGAATTCCTGGTTCGCGTGCCGGGCATGTCGCAATCGGCGTTGAACAACGCGCAACTGGCGGACTTGCTCAACTGGCTGATGCGTGAAGACGGTATGGCCGGCCAGAGCATGCCGGCGGACTATCAGCCTTACAGCGCAGAAGAAGTTGCGACGTTGCGCGCCAAAACCATGCTCAACCTGCCCGGCACCCGTGGCGAACTGATCAAAGCCATGCGTGCGCAAGGCATCGCGATTGATGACGGGATGAATTACTGA
- the mug gene encoding G/U mismatch-specific DNA glycosylase has translation MSEGLEDILAERLAVVFCGINPGMTAAAQGHHFAGRGNRFWRTLHLAGFTPEQVRPENDRTILQYQCGLTAVVDRPTARADQLSLYEFAAAAAAFEQKIARHAPRYVAFLGKAAYSALSGQRNVAWGLQERTFGNAAVWILPNPSGRNLSFSLEQLAVAYQQLRRTAFEPTQ, from the coding sequence GTGAGTGAAGGGCTCGAAGACATTCTGGCCGAGCGACTGGCGGTGGTGTTTTGCGGGATCAACCCCGGCATGACCGCCGCCGCCCAGGGGCATCACTTTGCGGGCCGGGGCAATCGCTTCTGGCGCACGCTGCATTTGGCCGGTTTTACCCCGGAGCAAGTGCGCCCGGAAAACGATCGGACGATTCTTCAGTATCAGTGCGGTTTGACTGCGGTGGTCGACCGACCGACGGCGCGGGCGGATCAGTTGTCGCTGTATGAGTTCGCCGCAGCGGCGGCGGCTTTCGAACAGAAGATCGCCCGTCATGCGCCACGTTATGTGGCGTTTCTGGGGAAAGCGGCGTACTCGGCGCTATCCGGTCAGCGCAACGTGGCGTGGGGACTTCAGGAGAGGACTTTCGGCAATGCGGCCGTGTGGATCTTGCCCAACCCCAGTGGGCGAAATCTCTCGTTCAGCCTGGAGCAATTGGCGGTTGCCTATCAGCAACTCAGGCGGACCGCATTCGAGCCGACTCAGTAA
- a CDS encoding TetR/AcrR family transcriptional regulator has translation MAQNKLTEGKGRGRPRAYDPQTALQQALGVFWSTGYSGASLDSIATAAGMNRPSLYAAFGDKHSLYIKALEQYWEVASAEMQAALTDTGLTLREALLRFYEGQLSIYFSGEGQPRGCFAIGTATTEAVEDSEIRAVLSDRLSRLDADLEVRLRTAIESGELKGDVDAASLAVLASSLLHSISIRARAGKSRSELTDLARNAVSVICGE, from the coding sequence ATGGCACAAAATAAACTGACAGAGGGTAAAGGCCGCGGCCGGCCCCGCGCATATGACCCGCAGACAGCGCTGCAACAAGCGCTCGGTGTTTTCTGGAGCACCGGCTATTCCGGCGCGTCCCTGGACAGCATCGCCACGGCGGCGGGAATGAATCGCCCGAGCCTCTACGCGGCGTTCGGCGACAAGCATTCCCTGTACATCAAGGCGCTGGAGCAGTACTGGGAAGTGGCCTCCGCCGAGATGCAGGCGGCGCTGACAGACACCGGCCTGACGTTGCGTGAGGCGCTGTTGCGTTTTTATGAGGGGCAGTTGTCGATCTACTTCTCGGGCGAAGGCCAACCACGCGGCTGCTTCGCGATCGGCACGGCGACTACCGAAGCGGTTGAGGACTCGGAAATTCGCGCGGTGCTTTCGGACCGGCTCAGCCGCCTGGACGCAGACCTGGAAGTGCGCCTGCGAACGGCTATCGAATCCGGCGAACTGAAAGGCGATGTCGACGCGGCGTCCCTGGCGGTACTGGCATCATCGCTGCTGCACAGCATTTCGATCCGCGCGCGGGCGGGTAAGTCCCGCAGCGAGCTGACCGACCTCGCCCGTAATGCGGTGAGTGTGATCTGCGGTGAGTGA
- a CDS encoding HlyD family secretion protein produces the protein MTTQIDIPASQAFAAQSPIKKPLKEKLRPWLMVGLPALFAAVGYAHYVAGVPFVTTDNAYARVAKASINARISGQVVEIAVEDNQKVTKGQVLFRIDPKPLQIAIDRAEAQLSVARLRIDGLKASYRQQQAELQSAKESAGFDQKEFARKKALVATEFVSRSLFERSETDLKVSRQRIASIEQQIASTVVALNGNPNIEADSHPSVREAKAHLDEAQLYLAYATVYAPADGIVAKVDDLQVGNYLNNGAPAFALISDHEIWIEANFRETQVTHMRPGQEATIRIDTYPDRVFKAHVTSMSPGAGSDFALLPPENATGNWVKVVQRVPVRLELEDADPALPLFSGTSATVKVDTGYSTPWWYPLKSLLTAGNF, from the coding sequence ATGACTACCCAAATCGATATCCCGGCTTCCCAGGCCTTCGCGGCCCAATCGCCCATCAAGAAACCCTTGAAGGAAAAACTGCGGCCATGGCTGATGGTGGGCCTGCCCGCCCTCTTCGCCGCCGTTGGCTACGCCCACTACGTTGCCGGCGTACCCTTCGTCACCACTGATAACGCCTACGCCCGGGTGGCCAAGGCTTCGATCAACGCGCGGATTTCCGGCCAGGTTGTAGAAATCGCCGTTGAAGACAATCAGAAGGTCACCAAGGGCCAGGTGCTGTTTCGCATCGATCCCAAGCCGTTGCAGATCGCAATCGATCGTGCCGAAGCGCAACTGAGCGTCGCGCGGTTGCGCATCGACGGTCTCAAGGCCAGCTATCGCCAGCAACAGGCGGAACTGCAATCGGCGAAAGAGTCGGCGGGCTTCGACCAGAAGGAATTTGCCCGCAAGAAAGCGCTGGTGGCGACCGAATTCGTTTCCCGCTCCCTTTTTGAACGCTCGGAAACCGACCTCAAGGTGTCACGGCAGCGCATTGCGTCCATCGAGCAACAAATCGCCAGCACCGTTGTGGCTTTGAACGGCAACCCGAACATCGAAGCCGACAGTCATCCGAGCGTTCGTGAAGCCAAGGCCCATCTGGACGAAGCGCAGTTGTACCTCGCGTACGCCACGGTTTATGCGCCGGCCGACGGCATCGTCGCCAAGGTCGACGACTTGCAGGTGGGCAACTACCTCAACAACGGCGCGCCTGCATTTGCGCTGATTTCCGACCACGAGATCTGGATCGAGGCCAACTTCCGCGAAACGCAGGTCACGCACATGCGCCCCGGCCAGGAAGCGACCATTCGCATCGACACCTACCCGGATCGCGTGTTCAAGGCCCACGTCACCAGCATGAGCCCCGGTGCCGGTTCGGACTTCGCCCTGCTGCCGCCGGAAAACGCCACCGGCAACTGGGTCAAGGTGGTTCAGCGGGTACCGGTTCGCCTCGAACTGGAGGACGCCGACCCTGCCCTGCCGCTGTTTTCTGGCACCAGCGCCACGGTAAAGGTCGACACCGGTTACAGCACGCCATGGTGGTATCCGCTCAAATCGTTGCTGACGGCAGGTAACTTCTAA
- a CDS encoding DHA2 family efflux MFS transporter permease subunit: MNAHADTTPNASSARSLRLAVLLTTYMQSANLPLPNAVLRLIQGSLSMTDDQAGWIFTAYLAASAITMPIAQWLAGRFGLKLVYQAALAFFVLGLLLATVSSTPLEFIGARIIQGLASGVLAPLSMAIAMEMLAPEKRMKFGATWTAIVLVGIVSGPSIGGWIAEHFDWRPIFYVSLPLSAYIFLVVALLLTEKKAAKAPAFDFFGFGTFTLALISLQMLLDRGERMDWFDSPEIWIEALASGLGLYLFLVHVFTKQAHFLNKSLFRDRNFVLSTIIFFAVGFVLLSTMALTSPMLDEILGYPPDTTGALTIPRGIGLVGAFLLMGRVPERFDRRWFVAAGAGAVIYANWLMLGYSPLMDWSPVALTGAIQGIGIGMLMPSLTKVAFSTLDPKLRPEGTGLFNLSRVYGSTIGVAIVQIFFFNNTQAMHLALGNNVTPYSAAAHFGTASLPLPTLEGLNHLITHQAAFIAVVDQFKILMVAMLVVSPLILFLRKPAAAN, encoded by the coding sequence ATGAACGCCCATGCAGATACAACCCCGAATGCAAGCAGTGCGCGCTCGCTCAGGTTGGCCGTTCTGCTCACGACTTACATGCAGTCGGCGAACCTGCCGTTGCCCAATGCGGTATTGCGGCTGATTCAAGGCAGCCTGTCGATGACCGACGACCAGGCGGGCTGGATTTTCACCGCGTACCTGGCGGCGAGCGCGATCACCATGCCGATTGCCCAGTGGCTTGCCGGGCGCTTTGGCTTGAAGCTTGTGTATCAAGCCGCGCTGGCGTTCTTCGTGCTCGGTTTGCTGCTGGCCACTGTTTCCAGCACGCCGCTGGAGTTCATCGGTGCACGCATTATTCAAGGCTTGGCCAGTGGTGTGCTGGCGCCGCTGTCGATGGCGATTGCCATGGAGATGTTGGCGCCCGAGAAGCGCATGAAGTTCGGCGCGACCTGGACCGCCATCGTGCTCGTGGGCATCGTCAGCGGCCCGAGCATCGGTGGCTGGATCGCCGAACATTTCGACTGGCGTCCGATCTTCTACGTCAGCCTGCCGTTGTCGGCGTACATCTTCCTGGTCGTAGCGCTGTTGCTCACCGAGAAGAAAGCCGCAAAGGCGCCGGCGTTCGACTTCTTTGGTTTTGGCACCTTCACGCTGGCGTTGATCAGCCTGCAAATGCTGCTCGACCGTGGTGAACGCATGGACTGGTTCGACTCGCCGGAAATCTGGATCGAGGCGCTGGCCAGCGGGCTGGGTTTGTACTTGTTCCTGGTGCATGTGTTCACCAAACAGGCGCATTTTCTCAACAAGAGCCTGTTCCGCGATCGCAATTTCGTGCTGTCGACGATCATCTTTTTCGCCGTCGGTTTCGTGCTGTTGTCGACCATGGCCCTGACCTCGCCGATGCTCGATGAAATCCTCGGCTACCCGCCTGACACCACCGGTGCCTTGACCATCCCGCGCGGTATCGGGCTGGTGGGCGCGTTCCTGCTGATGGGGCGTGTGCCTGAGCGTTTCGACCGTCGGTGGTTCGTGGCGGCAGGCGCGGGCGCGGTGATTTATGCCAACTGGTTGATGCTCGGCTATTCGCCGTTGATGGACTGGTCGCCGGTTGCGCTGACCGGCGCGATCCAGGGGATCGGCATCGGCATGTTGATGCCGTCGCTGACCAAGGTTGCGTTCAGCACACTCGACCCCAAGCTGCGCCCGGAAGGCACTGGTCTGTTCAATCTTTCCCGTGTTTACGGCAGCACCATCGGCGTGGCGATCGTGCAGATTTTCTTCTTCAACAATACGCAGGCGATGCATCTGGCGCTTGGCAACAACGTGACGCCCTACAGCGCCGCCGCGCATTTCGGCACCGCATCGTTGCCGCTGCCGACACTTGAAGGGCTCAACCACCTGATCACCCACCAGGCTGCGTTCATCGCCGTTGTCGACCAGTTCAAGATCCTGATGGTGGCAATGCTGGTGGTCAGCCCGCTGATTCTCTTTCTTCGCAAACCCGCTGCGGCCAACTAG